The Chroicocephalus ridibundus chromosome 2, bChrRid1.1, whole genome shotgun sequence genome includes a region encoding these proteins:
- the LOC134510901 gene encoding feather keratin-like: NNLCGPCGPTPLANSCNEPCVRQCEASRVVIQPSTVQVTLPGPILSSFPQSTFVGSSASAAVGNELSAQGVPISSGGFGFGLGYGYGLGGLGCFSGRRGCYPC; this comes from the coding sequence aacaacctctgcggaccctgcggacccaccccgctggctaacagctgcaacgagccctgcgtcaggcagtgcgaggcctcccgcgtcgtcatccagccttccaccgtgcaggtcaccctgccaggacccatcctcagctccttcccccagagcacctttgtcggatcctccgcatccgctgccgtgggcaatgaactcagcgcccagggagtgcccatctcctccggcggcttcggcttcggccttGGCTacggctacggcttgggaggcctgggctgcttcagtggcaggagaggctgctatccctgctaa
- the LOC134510896 gene encoding feather keratin-like produces the protein NNLCGPCGPTPLANSCNEPCVRQCEASRVVIQPPAVQVTLPGPILSSFPQSTFVGSSASAAVGNELSAQGVPISSGGFGFGLGYGLGGLGCYGGRRGCYPC, from the coding sequence aacaacctctgcggaccctgcggacccaccccgctggctaacagctgcaacgagccctgcgtcaggcagtgcgaggcctcccgcgtcgtcatccagcctcccgccgtgcaggtcaccctgccaggacccatcctcagctccttcccccagagcacctttgtcggatcctctgcatccgctgccgtgggcaatgaactcagcgcccagggagtgcccatctcctctggCGGTttcggcttcggcctcggctatggcttgggaggccttggctgctacggtggcagaagaggctgctacccctgctaa
- the LOC134510902 gene encoding feather keratin-like, which translates to MACNDLCRPCGPTPLANSCNEPCVRQCETSRVVIQPPAVQVTLPGPILSSFPQSTFVGSSASAAVGNELSAQGVPISSGGFGFGLGYGLGGLGCFSGRRGCYPC; encoded by the coding sequence atggcctgcaacgacctctgccgCCCCTgtggacccaccccgctggctaacagctgcaacgagccctgcgtcaggcagtgcgagacctcccgcgtcgtcatccagcctcccgccgtgcaggtcaccctgccaggacccatcctcagctccttcccccagagcacctttgtcggatcctcTGCATctgctgccgtgggcaatgaactcagcgcccagggagtgcccatctcctccggcggcttcggcttcggcctcggctacggcttgggaggcctgggctgcttcagcggcagaagaggctgctacccctgctaa
- the LOC134510903 gene encoding feather keratin-like, whose protein sequence is MACNNLCGPCGPTPLANSCNEPCVRQCEASRVVIQPSTVQVTLPGPILTSFPQSTFVGSSASAAVGNELSAQGVPISSGGFGFGLGYGLGGLGCFSGRRGCYPC, encoded by the coding sequence atggcctgcaacaacctctgcggaccctgcggacccaccccgctggctaacagctgcaacgagccctgcgtcaggcagtgcgaggcctcccgcgtcgtcatccagccttccaccgtgcaggtcaccctgccaggacccatcctcacctccttcccccagagcacctttgttggatcctccgcatccgctgccgtgggcaatgaactcagcgcccagggagtgcccatctcctccggcggcttcggcttcggccttggctacggcttgggaggcctgggctgcttcagcggcaggagaggctgctacccctgctaa